The Verrucomicrobiota bacterium region GAATGAACTTGAGGGGGTTTTCTGAGAAAATCGACTGCACCACCTTTGAATACTTTTCGAACTGTAGCGGATTCATTGTCGCTAGTCATCATGATTGTAGCCAGTTCAGGAATGTTTGTTTTGGTCCATTTGATGAGTTCGTATCCGTCAATATCCGCCATATGGTTGTCAGTTATGACACAATCATAGGGTTCAGTTTCATAATTTGATAGGATATTGATAGCTTCACGCCCAGAAGAAGCCTCAGACGTTAGGTATTTATGTTTTCCTAGCATCAGATGTAAAATTTCGCGTACGACCTTATCATCGTCCACAATGAGGACTTTGTTCTGTTTCTGCATGATCTGCTAAAGGTGTTTCATCCCAATAGAAAGATCGGCCTAAAGAAATGAAGTATGAGGACAAGGCGTAATAAAATCTCTTCTGAGCTAGAGATTAGGATCTTGAGTAAAACTTTCTTTGTTTTCTGAAATCACGTGCTAGCTTCCCATTCCTAGAATCATTTAATTAGTGAAGACGCTTAACTACAAAGATTACAATTTCAAGAGTGAACTCTCATTTCTTGACAGGAGGCCTATTCCCTCCACAAAGCTGGCGCGCACGGTTAGCACGATTATTCGTAAGGTTTTAAAGGGAGGGGATCGGGCATTGGTTGATATCTGCAATCAATTCAGTGAAGAAGAGTTGGAGGTCTCGGATATCGAAGTAAAAAGTCGTCCATCCAAACCGAGCGCCAAAATTAGAAAGGCTCTTGAGGAAGCCCATCAAAATATTGTGCGTTTTTCCAGAAGCCAGTTGCCCAAGAAATGGATAGGTAAAAATACTCAGGGAGCAGAAGTGGGTGAAATTTATAAACCTCTGGAGCGAGTCGGTATTTATGTGCCAGGAGGTACAGCTCCTCTGGTATCTACAGCTTTGATGACAGTTGCTATTGCAAAAGTAGCGGGTGTGAAGCAAATCGTAGTTTGCTCTCCAGGACCTATCGATCCTGTGATGCACTATGCCATTATGATGTCGGGTGCAAACGAGGTGTATCAAGTGGGTGGAGCTCAGGCGATTGCTGCCCTAGCGTATGGGACTGAACAAATAAAGCCTGTACTGAAAGTCTTTGGTCCCGGGAATGCTTATGTAGTGGAAGCGAAGCGTCAGGTTTTTGGCATAGTGGGAGTAGACCTTATCCCAGGCCCCAGTGAAATAGCTGTAGTAGCTGATGAAACGGCAAACCCCGCTTTTGTGGCTTCGGACCTTCTAGCTCAGGCTGAACACGGACCGGGCAGTTCTATTTACATGATGACTCCCAGTCTTTCCTTTCTGGAAGCGGTGCAGTTAGAGGTTCAAA contains the following coding sequences:
- the hisD gene encoding histidinol dehydrogenase, whose protein sequence is MKTLNYKDYNFKSELSFLDRRPIPSTKLARTVSTIIRKVLKGGDRALVDICNQFSEEELEVSDIEVKSRPSKPSAKIRKALEEAHQNIVRFSRSQLPKKWIGKNTQGAEVGEIYKPLERVGIYVPGGTAPLVSTALMTVAIAKVAGVKQIVVCSPGPIDPVMHYAIMMSGANEVYQVGGAQAIAALAYGTEQIKPVLKVFGPGNAYVVEAKRQVFGIVGVDLIPGPSEIAVVADETANPAFVASDLLAQAEHGPGSSIYMMTPSLSFLEAVQLEVQKQLTALSRKEYLNETLHKGCYLILTRNLSQALEIADQIAPEHLSLVCRKADKWVSKISNAGAIFIGHYSPVALGDYMAGPSHTLPTGGAGKAFPGLMVEQFMKRTSIVSYNERALEKSWKTLDTLTSLEQMDAHKASVKIRMKAKANKRPSGQAKK